In one window of Caenimonas aquaedulcis DNA:
- a CDS encoding long-chain fatty acid--CoA ligase — MQSTMMDVPLSLNHLLERAGQLFAQNEIVSRLPDKSLRRHSFGAFYRRTRALASALRKLGLEKGDRVATLCWNHHAHLECYFGIPAAGGVMHTLNLRLSPDEIGWIAGDASDRFLVVDDVLLPLYRQFAHLHAFEKVIVFPFSGAAVPREFANYEALLDAADADAFEYAPHDENDPVAMCYTSGTTGRPKGVVYSHRSTVLHTLVASLGDFWGLRGTDVVLPVTPMFHANCWGMPYGAVMMGVKLVFPGPHLHPDDLLDLITQEPPTLALGVPTIWMGLIQTYDAAQGEASPNRGRWKLPHGMKSLVGGAAVPESLIRAFNKHGIWILQGWGMTETSPVCTISYPRAELRGADADERYRRAAMAGVPVPLVDLRVRGDDGTSQPWDGKSVGEIQVRGPFITGSYHEVPVAPDKFTADGWLRTGDVASVDSLGFVRITDRTKDLIKSGGEWISSVDLENAIMAHPAVAEAAVIAIPDEKWSERPLACVVLRPGREASPAELNAHLLKSGFAKWQAPERYEFIDAVPRTSTGKFWKVKLRERFPR; from the coding sequence ATGCAAAGCACGATGATGGATGTCCCGCTGTCGCTGAATCACCTGCTCGAGAGGGCGGGGCAGTTGTTCGCGCAAAACGAGATCGTCTCCCGGCTGCCCGACAAGAGCCTGCGGCGCCACAGCTTCGGCGCGTTTTACCGCCGCACGCGGGCACTTGCCTCGGCCCTGCGCAAGCTCGGCCTGGAAAAGGGCGACCGCGTCGCCACGCTGTGCTGGAACCACCATGCGCACCTGGAGTGCTACTTCGGCATCCCGGCCGCGGGCGGCGTGATGCACACGCTGAACCTGCGCCTGTCGCCCGACGAGATCGGGTGGATCGCGGGCGATGCGAGCGATCGCTTCCTGGTGGTGGACGACGTGCTCCTGCCCCTGTACAGGCAGTTCGCGCACCTGCACGCATTCGAGAAGGTCATCGTGTTTCCCTTCTCGGGGGCGGCCGTACCGCGGGAGTTCGCGAACTACGAAGCGCTGCTCGACGCGGCGGACGCGGATGCTTTCGAGTACGCGCCGCACGACGAAAACGACCCGGTCGCCATGTGCTACACCTCCGGGACCACGGGACGCCCCAAGGGCGTCGTGTATTCGCACCGATCCACCGTGCTGCACACGCTGGTCGCCAGCCTGGGCGACTTCTGGGGCCTGCGCGGCACGGACGTCGTGCTGCCGGTCACGCCCATGTTCCACGCCAACTGCTGGGGCATGCCCTACGGCGCCGTGATGATGGGCGTGAAGCTCGTCTTCCCGGGCCCGCACCTGCACCCCGACGACCTGCTCGACCTGATCACGCAGGAGCCCCCCACGCTCGCCCTGGGCGTCCCGACCATCTGGATGGGGCTGATCCAGACCTACGACGCGGCCCAGGGCGAAGCCTCGCCGAACCGCGGGCGCTGGAAGCTGCCGCACGGGATGAAATCCCTGGTGGGCGGCGCGGCCGTGCCCGAGTCGCTGATCCGCGCCTTCAACAAGCACGGCATCTGGATCCTCCAGGGCTGGGGCATGACGGAGACATCGCCCGTATGCACCATCTCCTATCCGCGCGCCGAGCTGCGCGGCGCGGATGCAGACGAGCGCTACCGGCGCGCCGCGATGGCGGGCGTGCCCGTGCCGCTCGTGGACCTGCGCGTGCGGGGCGACGACGGCACGTCGCAGCCATGGGACGGCAAGAGCGTGGGCGAGATCCAGGTGCGCGGCCCGTTCATCACGGGCAGCTATCACGAGGTGCCGGTGGCACCGGACAAGTTCACGGCCGACGGGTGGCTGCGCACGGGGGACGTCGCATCGGTCGACTCGCTCGGCTTCGTGCGCATCACCGACCGTACCAAGGATCTCATCAAGTCCGGCGGCGAATGGATCAGCTCCGTCGATCTCGAGAACGCGATCATGGCGCACCCTGCGGTCGCCGAGGCCGCGGTCATCGCGATCCCCGACGAGAAGTGGAGCGAGCGGCCCCTCGCCTGCGTGGTGCTGCGGCCGGGCCGCGAAGCAAGCCCGGCCGAATTGAATGCGCACCTGCTCAAGAGCGGATTTGCCAAGTGGCAGGCGCCGGAACGCTACGAGTTCATCGATGCCGTGCCGCGCACTTCCACCGGCAAGTTCTGGAAGGTGAAACTGCGCGAGCGCTTCCCTCGCTAG
- a CDS encoding TlpA disulfide reductase family protein: MTIDAKRRRWLFGGVGLAAAAAGAGYGWWESHRAAAPDTDRADMLWPLDFETPGGQPLPMQSLRGKPLVVNFWATWCPPCVEELPLLDGFFREHSAKGWQVIGLAIDQPSAVRKFLARTPVTFPIGMAGLGGTELGLALGNAGGGLPFTVALDASGRVLQRKMGRLVAADLAQWVALA; encoded by the coding sequence ATGACGATCGATGCAAAACGGCGGCGCTGGCTCTTCGGCGGGGTGGGTCTCGCGGCGGCGGCGGCCGGTGCGGGCTACGGCTGGTGGGAGTCGCATCGGGCCGCCGCGCCCGATACGGACCGCGCGGACATGCTCTGGCCGCTGGACTTCGAGACCCCCGGGGGCCAGCCCTTGCCCATGCAGTCCCTGCGCGGCAAACCCCTCGTGGTGAATTTCTGGGCGACCTGGTGTCCGCCCTGCGTGGAAGAGTTGCCGCTATTGGACGGCTTTTTCAGGGAACACTCGGCAAAAGGCTGGCAAGTCATCGGTTTGGCAATCGACCAGCCGTCGGCTGTCCGCAAATTCCTGGCCCGCACGCCCGTCACCTTTCCGATCGGCATGGCGGGGCTGGGGGGCACCGAACTGGGGCTGGCGCTCGGCAACGCCGGCGGCGGCCTGCCATTCACCGTCGCGCTGGACGCATCCGGCCGGGTTTTGCAGCGTAAAATGGGGCGCCTCGTGGCGGCGGACCTCGCCCAGTGGGTGGCCCTGGCCTGA
- a CDS encoding 3-deoxy-7-phosphoheptulonate synthase, whose protein sequence is MTAKTTATEAFYAHPVDKTSQTDDERIKDITVLPPPEHLIRFFPISGTPVETLITETRRAIHNIMAGQDDRLLVVIGPCSIHDPVAALEYARRLKEVRAKYRDSLEIVMRVYFEKPRTTVGWKGLINDPYLDESYRIDEGLRIARQLLIEINRLGLPAASEFLDVISPQYIGDLIAWGAIGARTTESQVHRELASGLSAPIGFKNGTDGNIRIATDAIQAAARGHHFLSVHKNGQVAIVQTNGNRDCHVILRGGKAPNYDADSVAAACRDLEAAKLPATLMVDCSHANSSKQHEKQLDVARDIARQVAGGSRSVFGLMVESHLNPGAQKFTPGKDDPAQLEYGKSVTDACLGWTDSLQLLDVLSDAVKARRAR, encoded by the coding sequence ATGACAGCCAAGACCACGGCCACCGAGGCCTTTTATGCGCACCCCGTCGACAAGACCAGCCAGACCGACGACGAACGCATCAAGGACATCACCGTGCTGCCGCCTCCCGAACACCTGATCCGCTTCTTCCCCATCAGCGGCACGCCCGTGGAAACGCTCATCACCGAGACGCGCCGGGCGATCCACAACATCATGGCGGGCCAGGATGACCGCCTGCTGGTGGTGATCGGGCCGTGCTCCATCCATGACCCCGTGGCGGCGCTGGAGTACGCGCGCAGGCTGAAGGAAGTGCGTGCCAAGTACCGGGACTCGCTGGAGATCGTCATGCGCGTCTACTTCGAGAAGCCGCGCACCACCGTGGGCTGGAAGGGCCTCATCAACGACCCGTACCTCGACGAGAGCTACCGCATCGACGAAGGCTTGCGCATCGCGCGCCAGCTGCTGATCGAGATCAACCGCCTGGGCCTGCCGGCGGCCAGCGAGTTCCTCGACGTGATCTCGCCGCAGTACATCGGCGACCTGATCGCCTGGGGCGCAATTGGTGCGCGCACGACCGAAAGCCAGGTGCACCGCGAGCTGGCCTCGGGCCTGTCGGCGCCCATCGGCTTCAAGAACGGCACCGACGGCAATATCCGCATCGCGACCGACGCGATCCAGGCGGCGGCGCGCGGCCACCACTTCCTGTCGGTGCACAAGAACGGACAGGTCGCCATCGTGCAGACCAACGGCAATCGCGACTGCCACGTGATCCTGCGCGGCGGCAAGGCCCCGAACTACGACGCCGACAGCGTGGCGGCGGCCTGCCGGGACCTGGAGGCCGCCAAGCTGCCCGCCACGCTGATGGTGGACTGCAGCCATGCCAACAGCAGCAAGCAGCACGAGAAGCAGCTGGACGTGGCGCGCGACATCGCCAGGCAGGTCGCCGGCGGCTCGCGCAGCGTCTTCGGGCTCATGGTGGAGAGCCACCTCAACCCCGGCGCGCAGAAATTCACGCCCGGCAAGGACGATCCGGCCCAGTTGGAGTACGGCAAGAGCGTGACGGACGCATGCCTGGGCTGGACGGATTCCCTGCAGCTCCTGGACGTCCTGTCCGACGCGGTCAAGGCGCGCCGGGCGCGCTAG
- the accC gene encoding acetyl-CoA carboxylase biotin carboxylase subunit: MFKKILVANRGEIALRIQRACRELGVKAVMVYSEADREAKYVKLAEEAVCIGPAPSPQSYLNMPAIISAAEVTDAEAIHPGYGFLSENADFAERVEKSGFQFIGPTPENIRTMGDKVSAKQAMIKAGVPCVPGSEGELPDDPVVIRRTAKAVGYPVIIKAAGGGGGRGMRVVHTEAALINAVQMTKAEAGAAFGNPAVYMEKFLQNPRHVEIQVLADKHKNAVYLGERDCSMQRRHQKVIEEAPAPGIPRKLIEKIGERCVAACKRIGYRGAGTFEFLYEAGEFYFIEMNTRVQVEHPVTELITGVDIVKSQIMVAAGEKLPFTQRDIVIRGHALECRVNAEDPYKFVPSPGRITMWHAPGGPGVRVDSHVYTNYFVPPNYDSMIGKIIVHGDTREQALARMRTALAETVVEGINTNIPLHRELMVDAKFMDGGTNIHYLEEWLSHHKR, encoded by the coding sequence ATGTTCAAGAAAATCCTTGTTGCCAACCGGGGCGAAATCGCGCTGCGCATCCAGCGTGCCTGCCGCGAACTCGGCGTGAAGGCCGTGATGGTCTATTCGGAAGCCGACCGCGAGGCCAAGTACGTGAAGCTCGCGGAAGAGGCCGTCTGCATCGGCCCGGCGCCGTCGCCCCAGAGCTACCTGAACATGCCCGCGATCATCTCGGCGGCCGAAGTCACCGACGCCGAGGCGATCCACCCCGGCTACGGTTTCCTGTCCGAGAACGCGGACTTCGCCGAGCGCGTGGAAAAGAGCGGCTTCCAGTTCATCGGCCCCACGCCCGAAAACATCCGCACCATGGGCGACAAGGTCTCGGCCAAGCAGGCGATGATCAAGGCGGGCGTGCCCTGCGTGCCCGGGTCCGAAGGCGAACTGCCCGACGATCCGGTGGTCATCCGCCGCACGGCCAAGGCGGTCGGCTACCCGGTGATCATCAAGGCGGCCGGTGGCGGCGGCGGGCGCGGCATGCGCGTGGTCCACACGGAAGCCGCGCTCATCAACGCGGTGCAGATGACCAAGGCGGAGGCGGGCGCGGCCTTCGGCAATCCGGCCGTGTACATGGAGAAGTTCCTCCAGAACCCGCGCCACGTCGAGATCCAGGTCCTCGCGGACAAGCACAAGAACGCGGTGTACCTCGGCGAGCGGGACTGCTCCATGCAGCGCCGCCACCAGAAGGTGATCGAGGAAGCGCCGGCGCCGGGCATCCCGCGCAAGCTGATCGAGAAGATCGGCGAGCGCTGCGTGGCCGCGTGCAAGCGCATCGGCTACCGCGGGGCGGGCACTTTCGAGTTCCTCTACGAGGCCGGCGAGTTCTATTTCATCGAGATGAACACGCGCGTGCAGGTGGAGCACCCGGTGACGGAGCTCATCACCGGCGTGGACATCGTCAAGTCGCAGATCATGGTGGCGGCCGGCGAGAAGCTGCCCTTCACCCAGCGCGACATCGTGATCCGTGGCCACGCGCTCGAATGCCGCGTGAACGCCGAAGACCCGTACAAGTTCGTGCCATCGCCGGGCCGCATCACGATGTGGCACGCGCCCGGCGGGCCGGGCGTGCGGGTGGACTCGCACGTGTACACCAACTACTTCGTCCCGCCGAACTACGACTCGATGATCGGCAAGATCATCGTCCACGGCGACACCCGCGAGCAGGCCCTGGCGCGCATGCGCACTGCGCTGGCGGAAACCGTGGTGGAGGGCATCAACACCAACATCCCGCTGCACCGCGAGCTGATGGTGGACGCGAAGTTCATGGACGGCGGCACCAACATCCACTACCTGGAAGAGTGGCTGTCGCACCATAAGCGGTGA
- the mpl gene encoding UDP-N-acetylmuramate:L-alanyl-gamma-D-glutamyl-meso-diaminopimelate ligase: MHIHILGICGTFMGGVAALAREAGHKVTGCDAGVYPPMSDQLRELGIELIEGFGGDQLALKPDAWVIGNVVSRARQADGSPRYPLMEAILDSGQPYISGPQWLAENVLQGRHVLAVAGTHGKTTTTSMLAWVLEHAGLQPGFLVGGVPSNFGISARLGAPTLPASRGPAAGRPGLFVIEADEYDTAFFDKRSKFVHYRPRTAVLNNLEFDHADIFDDLAAIERQFHHLVRTVPPSGRIVSNGLEESLARVLHMGCWSEVRSFGAANSDFTAQGEPGRFDVLERGEKVGRVEWALGGVHNQLNALAAIAAAQHAGVAPAAAARALCEFLNVKRRMEVRGVVDGVTVYDDFAHHPTAIRTTVDGLRRQVGAARILAVFEPRSNTMKLGSMSAQLPWSLEQADVSFCHAANLGWDAAQVLAPMGGKARVASSIDDLVREVVREARPGDHVLCMSNGGFGGFHAKLLSALAARGR, encoded by the coding sequence ATGCACATTCATATCCTAGGCATCTGCGGCACGTTCATGGGAGGCGTCGCCGCGCTCGCGCGCGAGGCGGGGCACAAAGTCACCGGTTGCGATGCCGGCGTCTACCCGCCGATGAGCGACCAATTGCGCGAACTCGGCATCGAACTCATCGAAGGCTTCGGCGGGGACCAGCTCGCGTTGAAGCCCGACGCATGGGTGATCGGCAACGTGGTCTCGCGTGCGCGGCAGGCGGATGGCTCGCCGCGCTATCCGCTGATGGAGGCGATCCTGGATTCAGGCCAGCCTTACATCAGCGGTCCGCAGTGGCTCGCGGAGAACGTGCTGCAGGGCCGGCACGTGCTCGCCGTCGCGGGCACGCACGGCAAGACGACCACCACGTCGATGCTGGCCTGGGTGCTGGAGCACGCGGGCCTGCAGCCGGGGTTCCTCGTCGGAGGCGTCCCCAGCAACTTCGGCATCTCCGCAAGATTAGGCGCCCCCACGCTCCCCGCTTCGCGTGGCCCGGCAGCGGGACGGCCCGGCTTGTTCGTGATCGAAGCGGACGAATACGACACCGCGTTCTTCGACAAGCGCAGCAAATTCGTCCACTATCGCCCTCGCACCGCGGTGCTCAACAACCTCGAGTTCGACCACGCGGACATCTTCGACGACCTCGCGGCGATCGAGCGGCAGTTCCACCACCTCGTGCGCACCGTGCCGCCGAGCGGACGCATCGTGAGCAACGGCCTCGAGGAGAGCCTCGCGCGCGTGCTGCACATGGGGTGCTGGAGCGAGGTGCGCAGCTTCGGCGCCGCCAACTCCGACTTCACCGCGCAGGGCGAGCCCGGCCGCTTCGATGTACTGGAGCGCGGCGAAAAAGTGGGCCGGGTCGAATGGGCGCTGGGCGGCGTGCATAACCAGCTCAATGCGCTCGCCGCCATCGCGGCCGCGCAGCACGCGGGCGTCGCGCCCGCGGCGGCGGCCAGGGCGCTGTGCGAATTCCTCAACGTGAAGCGGCGCATGGAAGTGCGCGGCGTGGTGGACGGCGTCACCGTCTACGACGACTTCGCGCATCACCCCACGGCGATCCGCACGACGGTGGACGGCTTGCGCCGGCAGGTCGGCGCGGCGCGCATCCTCGCGGTGTTCGAGCCGCGCAGCAACACCATGAAGCTCGGCTCGATGAGCGCGCAGCTGCCCTGGAGCCTGGAGCAGGCCGACGTGTCGTTCTGCCACGCCGCCAACCTCGGATGGGACGCCGCACAGGTGCTCGCGCCGATGGGCGGCAAGGCGCGCGTCGCCTCGTCGATCGACGACCTCGTGCGCGAGGTGGTGCGGGAGGCGCGGCCGGGCGATCACGTGCTATGCATGAGCAACGGGGGTTTCGGCGGCTTCCACGCGAAGCTGCTGTCGGCGCTGGCCGCGCGCGGGCGCTAG
- the accB gene encoding acetyl-CoA carboxylase biotin carboxyl carrier protein, which yields MDLRKLKTLIDLVSESNVSELEITEAEGKVRIVKGGGAMVQSMPAPQAMVPAPAPAPVAAAAPVAAAPVEAPAGHIVKSPMVGTFYRSSSPGAKPFIELGSAIKEGETVCIIEAMKILNEIEADKSGTITKIYCENGQAVEYGQPLFEIE from the coding sequence ATGGACTTGCGCAAACTCAAGACATTGATCGACCTCGTGTCGGAATCGAATGTCTCGGAACTGGAAATCACGGAAGCTGAAGGCAAGGTCCGCATCGTGAAGGGCGGCGGGGCGATGGTGCAGTCGATGCCCGCGCCGCAGGCCATGGTCCCCGCGCCGGCCCCCGCGCCGGTGGCAGCGGCGGCGCCCGTCGCGGCTGCGCCGGTCGAGGCGCCCGCCGGCCACATCGTCAAATCCCCCATGGTCGGCACTTTCTACCGCTCCTCCAGTCCCGGCGCCAAGCCGTTCATCGAGCTCGGCTCCGCGATCAAGGAAGGCGAGACGGTCTGCATCATCGAGGCGATGAAGATCCTCAACGAGATCGAAGCCGACAAGAGCGGCACCATCACGAAGATCTACTGCGAGAACGGCCAGGCCGTCGAGTACGGTCAACCGCTGTTCGAGATCGAATAA
- the tldD gene encoding metalloprotease TldD, with protein sequence MISREPTIERLATAQRLLLEPFGLNESHLSKALSEIATHRVDDADLYFQYTRSEGWSLEEGIVKTGSFSIDQGVGVRAVSGEKTAFAYSDDISEASLLDAARTVRTIAAGTGKGRVKVGARKIAGARSLYHGLDPIASLDSTAKVQLLERAEKLARSKDPRVAQVMAGLASEYDVVMVARADGTLAADVRPLVRLSITVIAEQNGRREVGSGGGGGRFGLEYFSDEQVESYVDDAVRAALTNLESRPAPAGEMTVVLGSGWPGILLHEAIGHGLEGDFNRKGSSAFSGRVGKRVAAKGVTVLDDGTIADRRGSLNVDDEGNPSQRNVLIEDGILRGYIQDSLNARLMGVAPTGNGRRESYAHVPMPRMTNTYMLGGDKVPEEIVASIKKGLYATNFGGGQVDITSGKFVFSASEAYWVENGKILYPVKGATIVGNGPDALTRVTMVGNDMKLDTGVGTCGKEGQSVPVGVGQPTLRIDGLTVGGTA encoded by the coding sequence ATGATCTCCCGCGAACCCACCATCGAGCGCCTCGCCACGGCGCAGCGGCTCCTCCTCGAGCCTTTCGGCCTCAACGAATCCCATCTCTCCAAAGCCCTGTCCGAAATCGCGACGCATCGCGTGGACGACGCGGACTTGTACTTCCAGTACACGCGCAGCGAAGGCTGGAGCCTCGAAGAGGGCATCGTCAAGACCGGCAGCTTCAGCATCGACCAGGGCGTCGGCGTGCGTGCCGTGAGCGGCGAGAAGACGGCTTTCGCGTACTCCGACGACATTTCCGAGGCGTCGCTGCTGGACGCCGCGCGCACGGTGCGCACCATCGCCGCCGGCACCGGCAAGGGCCGGGTGAAGGTCGGCGCGCGCAAGATCGCCGGCGCCCGCTCGCTCTACCACGGCCTCGACCCGATCGCCTCGCTCGACAGCACGGCCAAGGTCCAGCTGCTCGAACGCGCCGAGAAGCTCGCGCGCTCCAAGGACCCGCGCGTCGCGCAGGTGATGGCGGGCCTCGCGAGCGAATACGACGTCGTGATGGTCGCGCGCGCGGACGGCACGCTCGCCGCGGACGTGCGGCCGCTGGTGCGCCTGTCCATCACGGTGATCGCCGAGCAGAACGGGCGCCGCGAGGTGGGCTCGGGCGGGGGCGGCGGGCGTTTCGGCCTGGAGTATTTCAGCGACGAGCAGGTGGAGTCGTACGTCGACGACGCCGTGCGCGCGGCGCTCACCAACCTCGAGTCGCGGCCCGCGCCGGCCGGCGAGATGACGGTCGTGCTCGGCTCCGGCTGGCCCGGCATCCTGCTGCACGAGGCCATCGGCCACGGGCTGGAGGGCGACTTCAACCGCAAGGGCTCGAGCGCGTTTTCGGGCCGCGTGGGCAAGCGCGTCGCGGCCAAGGGCGTCACCGTGCTGGACGACGGCACCATCGCCGACCGGCGGGGCTCCCTCAACGTGGACGACGAAGGCAACCCGAGCCAGCGCAACGTGCTGATCGAGGACGGCATCCTGCGCGGCTACATCCAGGATTCGCTCAACGCGCGCCTGATGGGCGTCGCGCCCACGGGCAATGGCCGCCGCGAGAGCTACGCGCACGTGCCCATGCCGCGCATGACCAACACCTACATGCTCGGCGGCGACAAAGTCCCCGAAGAAATCGTGGCGAGCATCAAGAAGGGCCTGTACGCGACCAATTTCGGCGGCGGGCAGGTGGACATCACCTCGGGCAAGTTCGTGTTCTCCGCGAGCGAAGCCTACTGGGTGGAAAACGGGAAGATCCTCTATCCCGTCAAGGGCGCGACCATCGTGGGCAATGGCCCGGACGCACTCACGCGCGTGACGATGGTCGGCAACGACATGAAACTGGACACCGGCGTGGGCACCTGCGGCAAGGAAGGCCAGAGCGTGCCGGTGGGCGTGGGCCAGCCGACGCTGCGCATCGACGGGCTGACCGTCGGCGGCACGGCCTGA
- a CDS encoding protein kinase domain-containing protein has translation MTQILVVEDDDAIRNNIIRLLKLEGFEIASAINGREGLEQVRRARPDIVISDVSMPEMDGFEMLEAIRADRELAATSVMLLTALDDRASMRRGMTAGADDYLAKPFTRVELLDALQGLMKKKGRIEHSIESAVKAREDYLRQAFTESMGGRDAPAGRFDLGAPQGAVADQVLGATVLFADIRGFTSLAEKLDSREVAELLTQYFERVCDPVLKNGGRHLKFIGDGMMAVFADTLSGGSPLPAARRAISAALGMALATHEFRAWIDRRFDQRGLPPFAIGVGLHAGEVTICRLGTIQNKETTPIGETVNVAARLESASKELGWTVVASSAVMSEAGEGIQTGGMTSLAVRANNGYVDVAEIIGLVTNLDDKRHGMATLTERADEVRDAVQVNSEITARAVKGALQSKLSAFKEHQFEAGQEPPRLKGYRLSRKIGAGGMTEVYLAVRESDGLPVVLKVLDASGKGVSEHLSRFIQEYTLLSRIDHPNVIRIYDQGFTDDHAYIAMEYFEQGDLRAEITAGMSQQRVLAIVTQVAQALDAIHARGIIHRDLKPENIMRREGGRISLADFGIAKSMLQAENMALTQTRHGDVVGTPYYLSPEQAAGHPIGPQSDLYSLGVMMFEMLVGHRPFRAESLNLLLAHHISAPTPALPQAHASLQPVVERLMAKDPGARYATPAELLADLDQRALLQTVTGPGG, from the coding sequence ATGACCCAGATCCTGGTCGTCGAGGACGACGACGCCATTCGCAACAACATCATCCGGCTGCTCAAGCTGGAGGGGTTCGAGATCGCCTCGGCGATCAACGGGCGCGAGGGGCTGGAGCAGGTGCGACGGGCCAGGCCGGACATCGTGATCTCCGACGTGAGCATGCCGGAGATGGACGGCTTCGAGATGCTCGAAGCGATCCGCGCGGACCGTGAGCTTGCGGCCACCTCGGTCATGCTGCTCACCGCCCTCGACGACCGCGCCAGCATGCGCCGCGGGATGACGGCCGGCGCGGACGACTACCTCGCCAAGCCTTTCACTCGCGTCGAACTGCTGGACGCGCTGCAGGGCCTCATGAAGAAGAAGGGGCGCATCGAGCACTCGATCGAATCGGCCGTGAAGGCGCGCGAGGATTACCTGCGCCAGGCTTTCACCGAGAGCATGGGCGGGCGAGACGCGCCGGCGGGGCGCTTCGACCTCGGGGCGCCGCAGGGCGCCGTGGCCGACCAGGTGCTGGGCGCGACGGTGCTCTTCGCCGATATCCGCGGCTTCACCTCCCTGGCCGAAAAGCTCGACTCGCGCGAAGTGGCCGAGCTGCTGACGCAATATTTCGAACGCGTCTGCGACCCCGTCCTCAAGAACGGGGGGCGGCACCTGAAGTTCATCGGCGACGGCATGATGGCCGTCTTCGCCGATACCTTGAGCGGGGGCTCGCCCTTGCCGGCCGCGCGGCGGGCGATTTCGGCCGCCCTCGGCATGGCGCTGGCGACGCACGAGTTCCGCGCGTGGATCGACAGGCGTTTCGACCAGCGCGGACTGCCGCCCTTCGCCATCGGCGTGGGCCTGCATGCGGGCGAGGTGACGATCTGCCGCCTCGGCACCATCCAGAACAAGGAGACGACACCGATCGGCGAGACCGTGAACGTCGCCGCGCGCCTGGAATCCGCGAGCAAGGAACTGGGCTGGACGGTGGTCGCGAGCAGCGCGGTCATGTCCGAAGCCGGCGAGGGCATCCAGACGGGCGGCATGACGTCGCTCGCCGTGCGGGCGAACAACGGCTACGTGGACGTGGCCGAGATCATCGGCCTGGTCACCAACCTGGACGACAAGCGCCACGGCATGGCGACGCTCACGGAGCGCGCCGACGAAGTGCGCGATGCGGTGCAGGTCAACTCGGAGATCACCGCCCGCGCGGTGAAGGGGGCGCTGCAGTCCAAGCTCTCGGCCTTCAAGGAGCACCAGTTCGAAGCCGGGCAGGAGCCGCCCCGCCTGAAGGGCTACCGGCTGTCGCGCAAGATCGGCGCGGGCGGCATGACGGAGGTCTACCTCGCCGTGCGCGAGTCCGACGGCCTGCCGGTGGTGCTGAAGGTGCTGGACGCGAGCGGCAAGGGCGTGAGCGAGCACCTGTCGCGCTTCATCCAGGAGTACACGCTGCTCTCGCGCATCGACCACCCGAACGTGATCCGCATCTACGACCAGGGCTTCACGGACGACCACGCGTACATCGCGATGGAATATTTCGAGCAGGGCGACCTGCGCGCGGAGATCACGGCCGGCATGAGCCAGCAGCGCGTGCTGGCGATCGTGACGCAGGTCGCGCAGGCGCTCGACGCGATCCACGCGCGCGGCATCATCCACCGCGACCTGAAGCCCGAGAACATCATGCGGCGCGAGGGCGGCCGGATTTCGCTGGCGGATTTCGGGATCGCCAAGTCGATGCTGCAGGCGGAGAACATGGCGCTCACGCAGACGCGCCACGGCGACGTCGTGGGCACGCCCTATTACCTGAGCCCCGAGCAGGCGGCGGGGCACCCGATCGGGCCGCAATCGGACCTGTACAGCCTGGGCGTGATGATGTTCGAGATGCTGGTGGGCCACCGGCCCTTCCGCGCGGAGTCGCTCAACCTGCTGCTCGCGCACCACATCTCGGCGCCGACGCCCGCGTTGCCGCAGGCGCATGCGAGCCTGCAGCCGGTGGTGGAACGGCTGATGGCGAAGGACCCCGGGGCGCGCTATGCCACCCCGGCGGAGCTGCTCGCGGACCTCGACCAGCGGGCGCTGCTGCAAACTGTTACCGGCCCGGGCGGCTGA